One Brachybacterium kimchii genomic window carries:
- a CDS encoding class I SAM-dependent methyltransferase: MSEQGTREAYAARAEEYARVLGSIDQMAGPDRRRIEDWARRMSAGSTADGAGDAGGSPAGPLLDLGCGPGHWTAHLAAQGHHVLGIDPVPEFVDRARTAHPGVEYRLGDVFDPGVEESSCAGVLAWYSLIHLPPERMQEALTSIGRVLHPGGTLLIGFFEGPQVERFEHAITAAHFWPVAELERLLGNVGFTVSAVERRTDPGARPHGSIEARWTL; encoded by the coding sequence GTGAGCGAGCAGGGGACGCGCGAGGCGTACGCCGCACGTGCCGAGGAATATGCGCGGGTGCTCGGATCGATCGATCAGATGGCGGGCCCGGACCGTCGGCGCATCGAGGACTGGGCGCGGCGGATGAGCGCGGGCAGCACGGCCGACGGGGCCGGTGACGCCGGCGGCAGCCCGGCCGGACCGCTCCTCGACCTGGGCTGCGGACCCGGCCACTGGACCGCGCACCTCGCCGCGCAGGGACATCATGTGCTCGGCATCGACCCGGTGCCGGAGTTCGTCGATCGCGCGCGCACCGCGCACCCTGGCGTCGAGTACAGGCTGGGCGACGTGTTCGACCCGGGAGTCGAGGAGTCCTCCTGCGCGGGTGTGCTCGCCTGGTACTCCCTGATCCATCTCCCGCCCGAGCGGATGCAGGAGGCGCTCACGTCCATCGGCCGGGTGCTGCATCCCGGCGGCACTCTGCTGATCGGCTTCTTCGAGGGGCCGCAAGTCGAGAGGTTCGAGCACGCGATCACGGCCGCGCATTTCTGGCCGGTGGCCGAGCTCGAGCGGCTGCTGGGGAACGTCGGATTCACAGTCTCCGCGGTCGAGCGGCGCACCGATCCCGGCGCGAGGCCGCACGGGTCGATCGAGGCGCGGTGGACGCTGTGA
- a CDS encoding helix-turn-helix transcriptional regulator gives MDREALAGFLVARREAISPADVGLPAGARRRTPGLRREEVAQLATMSVDYVTRLEQRRGPQPSTAMLAALARALRLTADERDYLFRVAGHSAPDRATVHSHVAPGLLRVLDRIQDVPAMIISNLAEPLVQNEPARALFGDASLLEGWERSAIFQWFAHPENCRGMYPPSDHARQSRAQVATLRAAYGAMGPRSRAGELARLLQARSEEFAQLWDAQIVARRFEDHKVVVHPEVGEIEVDCQALFTEDETQVLLVLTAPPHTEDASKLELLAVLGTQATPATPGR, from the coding sequence ATGGACCGGGAGGCGCTCGCGGGCTTCCTCGTCGCCCGCCGAGAGGCCATCTCCCCGGCTGACGTGGGCCTGCCCGCGGGCGCGCGTCGGCGCACACCGGGGCTGCGGCGCGAGGAGGTCGCGCAGCTGGCCACGATGTCCGTGGACTACGTGACCCGGCTCGAGCAGAGGCGCGGGCCGCAGCCGTCGACCGCGATGCTCGCCGCGCTCGCACGCGCCCTGCGGCTCACGGCCGACGAGCGCGACTACCTGTTCCGCGTCGCCGGGCACAGCGCCCCGGACCGTGCGACCGTCCATTCCCATGTCGCGCCGGGACTGCTGCGGGTGCTCGACCGGATCCAAGACGTGCCGGCGATGATCATCTCGAACCTCGCCGAGCCTCTCGTGCAGAACGAGCCCGCGCGCGCTCTGTTCGGGGACGCCTCGCTCCTGGAGGGATGGGAGCGCAGCGCGATCTTCCAGTGGTTCGCCCACCCTGAGAACTGTCGAGGCATGTACCCGCCGTCCGATCACGCCCGGCAGAGCCGCGCGCAGGTCGCGACCCTCCGCGCCGCCTACGGCGCGATGGGTCCGCGCTCGCGGGCCGGTGAGCTGGCGCGGCTCCTGCAGGCCCGCAGCGAGGAGTTCGCCCAGCTCTGGGACGCGCAGATCGTGGCGCGACGCTTCGAGGACCACAAGGTCGTGGTCCACCCGGAGGTCGGCGAGATCGAGGTGGACTGCCAGGCCCTGTTCACGGAGGACGAGACGCAGGTCCTGCTGGTGCTCACCGCTCCCCCGCACACGGAGGACGCGAGCAAGCTCGAGCTGCTGGCGGTGCTGGGGACGCAGGCCACCCCGGCCACCCCAGGGCGGTGA
- a CDS encoding SDR family oxidoreductase, whose translation MELTGHTIFIPGATSGIGLALALRLQERGSTVIIGGRRTERLAELAAQHPGLGTVALDVTDPRSIESAARTVRAEHPDLDTLIAMAGIMRAEDWTTSDGLLATAEATVTTNVLGPIRLISAFLDHFVSRGDATIMTVSSGLAFTPLAATPTYNATKAAIHMLSESIRLQLAGTGVRVLELEPPAVRTDLMPGHAENEMAMPLDAFADEVMEILEARDASSLREIQVEAVKVLRYAEVRGDYPQVVEMLNARDPHGKP comes from the coding sequence ATGGAACTCACCGGACACACGATCTTCATCCCCGGCGCGACCAGCGGCATCGGCCTCGCCCTCGCCCTGCGCCTCCAGGAGCGCGGCAGCACCGTCATCATCGGCGGCAGACGCACCGAGCGGCTCGCCGAGCTCGCCGCCCAGCACCCGGGACTCGGCACCGTGGCCCTGGACGTGACCGACCCCCGGAGCATCGAATCGGCGGCTCGCACGGTGCGCGCCGAGCACCCGGACCTCGACACCCTCATCGCGATGGCCGGGATCATGCGCGCCGAGGACTGGACGACGTCCGACGGCCTGCTCGCGACCGCCGAGGCCACCGTCACCACCAACGTGCTGGGGCCGATCCGCCTCATCTCCGCCTTCCTGGACCACTTCGTCTCCCGAGGGGACGCGACGATCATGACGGTCTCCTCCGGACTCGCCTTCACCCCGCTCGCCGCGACCCCCACCTACAACGCGACCAAGGCCGCGATCCACATGCTCAGCGAGTCGATCCGCCTGCAGCTCGCGGGGACCGGCGTGCGCGTGCTCGAGCTCGAGCCGCCGGCCGTGCGCACCGACCTCATGCCCGGCCACGCCGAGAACGAGATGGCGATGCCGCTCGACGCCTTCGCCGACGAGGTCATGGAGATCCTCGAGGCGCGGGACGCGTCCTCCCTGCGCGAGATCCAGGTGGAGGCCGTGAAGGTGCTGCGCTATGCCGAGGTGCGCGGTGACTATCCGCAGGTGGTCGAGATGCTCAACGCTCGCGACCCGCACGGCAAGCCCTGA
- a CDS encoding GNAT family N-acetyltransferase, giving the protein MTTTLADLDWPLRTERLTLRRARAEDAEAIWPWYGRPEVHEWTYGLPASRAAHVETWEQSLAARIVGEVDGRVVAVGGVMVQDAWSQRQAIAAAHRSQGELSWVLDPDVHGQGLGTEYAAALLRIAIAGLGLHRVEASCFAANAPSARIMEKIGLRCEGVFRGDSLHATRGWMDGMTWAILDEEWHAQHPDQRPAGQSPSAD; this is encoded by the coding sequence GTGACCACCACGCTCGCAGACCTCGACTGGCCGCTCCGCACCGAGCGACTCACGCTGCGCCGCGCCCGCGCCGAGGATGCCGAGGCTATCTGGCCCTGGTACGGCAGGCCGGAGGTCCACGAATGGACCTACGGCCTGCCCGCCTCGCGCGCCGCCCATGTCGAGACCTGGGAGCAGTCGCTCGCGGCGAGGATCGTCGGGGAGGTCGACGGCAGGGTCGTCGCCGTGGGCGGCGTGATGGTGCAGGACGCCTGGTCCCAGCGCCAGGCGATCGCCGCCGCCCACCGCAGTCAGGGCGAGCTGTCCTGGGTCCTCGACCCCGACGTGCACGGCCAGGGGCTCGGCACCGAGTACGCGGCGGCGCTCCTGCGCATCGCGATCGCCGGGCTGGGGCTGCACCGCGTGGAGGCCAGCTGCTTCGCCGCGAACGCGCCCTCGGCCCGGATCATGGAGAAGATCGGGCTGCGCTGCGAGGGCGTCTTCCGCGGGGATTCGCTGCATGCGACCCGCGGCTGGATGGACGGCATGACCTGGGCGATCCTCGACGAGGAGTGGCACGCGCAGCACCCTGACCAGAGGCCGGCCGGGCAGTCGCCGTCGGCCGATTAG
- the coaD gene encoding pantetheine-phosphate adenylyltransferase, whose product MSTIVLPGSFDPFTLGHLDLARRAAMLCSRLIIAISHNPNKKGMLSLEARQQAIDETIRAEGLDPKVTSAVLPRGLLVDFCREHGARAVVRGMRGQIDLAYEEPMARMNQHLAHVDTVFLLTDARYSHISSSLVREVSQLGGPIDDMLPEASRRALEAALAEREAPTGSSEA is encoded by the coding sequence ATGAGCACCATCGTCCTGCCGGGCTCCTTCGACCCGTTCACCCTCGGCCACCTGGACCTCGCCCGCCGGGCCGCGATGCTGTGCAGCCGGCTGATCATCGCGATCTCCCACAACCCGAACAAGAAGGGGATGCTGAGCCTCGAGGCGCGCCAGCAGGCGATCGACGAGACCATCCGCGCCGAGGGGCTCGACCCCAAGGTCACGAGCGCCGTGCTGCCGCGCGGACTGCTCGTCGACTTCTGCCGCGAGCACGGCGCACGGGCCGTGGTGCGCGGCATGCGCGGCCAGATCGACCTGGCCTACGAGGAGCCGATGGCGCGCATGAACCAGCACCTCGCGCATGTCGACACCGTCTTCCTGCTCACCGACGCCCGGTACTCCCACATCTCCTCGAGCCTCGTGCGCGAGGTCTCCCAGCTGGGCGGCCCGATCGACGACATGCTCCCCGAGGCCTCCCGCCGCGCCCTCGAGGCGGCGCTCGCGGAGCGCGAGGCGCCCACGGGATCGTCCGAGGCCTGA
- a CDS encoding YceD family protein, with protein MNIRASIPAPDDLDLRFDVVDLIGRPGAHRHVDRTVEVADQKVGNLALTVPAGESISLDAELESVAEGIFVSGTVEARVTGECSRCLDPLEREVDARVDELFSYPEKIRADEEDDVPALSGDDVDLGPLVHDVIALEAEERPLCKPSCMGLCAQCGARLEDDPDHHHDVIDPRWAALSGLLGGEGQSADADDSESAGSEGGTDADRTDGDPDDGAPVDEER; from the coding sequence GTGAACATTCGAGCCAGCATCCCCGCGCCCGACGATCTCGACCTCCGCTTCGACGTCGTCGACCTCATCGGCCGCCCGGGAGCCCACCGGCACGTGGACCGCACCGTGGAGGTCGCCGACCAGAAGGTCGGGAACCTCGCCCTGACCGTCCCCGCGGGCGAGTCGATCAGCCTCGACGCCGAGCTCGAGTCCGTGGCCGAGGGCATCTTCGTCAGCGGCACGGTCGAGGCCCGCGTCACCGGCGAGTGCTCGCGCTGCCTGGACCCGCTCGAGCGCGAGGTCGACGCCCGCGTCGACGAGCTCTTCAGCTACCCCGAGAAGATCAGGGCCGACGAGGAGGACGACGTCCCCGCCCTCAGCGGCGACGACGTGGACCTCGGCCCCCTCGTGCACGACGTCATCGCGCTCGAGGCCGAGGAGCGCCCGCTGTGCAAGCCGTCGTGCATGGGCCTGTGCGCCCAGTGCGGCGCGCGCCTCGAGGACGATCCCGACCACCACCACGACGTCATCGACCCGCGCTGGGCGGCCCTGAGCGGCCTGCTCGGCGGCGAGGGGCAGTCGGCCGATGCGGACGACTCCGAGTCCGCCGGCTCCGAGGGCGGGACCGACGCCGACCGCACCGACGGCGACCCCGACGACGGCGCGCCCGTCGACGAGGAGCGCTGA
- the rnc gene encoding ribonuclease III — protein sequence MARSRRSTEAKDPQELLATLPLFPDQARRLTESGLLDLALTHRSYSYEHEQIPHNERLEFLGDAVLQLATTEELYTVHPTLPEGDLAKRRAATVNTRALALIGRRIELGQYVKLGRGEDLSGGRDKASILADTMEALIGAVHLSCGQDVSRRYVLELLRPLLESDEILEAGYDFKTRLQEIAAETGTVPVYEITGTGPEHAKTYTATATIAGIVTASGEGASKKDAELAAAQHAVRSLLEARGESVLPRG from the coding sequence ATGGCCCGCTCACGGAGGTCCACCGAGGCGAAGGACCCCCAGGAGCTGCTCGCGACGCTGCCGCTGTTCCCCGACCAGGCGCGCCGGCTCACCGAGTCCGGACTGCTGGACCTCGCGCTCACGCACCGCTCGTACTCCTACGAGCACGAGCAGATCCCGCACAACGAGCGCCTCGAGTTCCTGGGCGACGCCGTGCTGCAGCTCGCGACCACGGAGGAGCTGTACACCGTCCACCCGACGCTGCCCGAGGGGGACCTCGCCAAGCGCCGCGCGGCCACGGTGAACACGCGCGCGCTCGCGCTCATCGGCCGACGCATCGAGCTGGGCCAGTACGTGAAGCTGGGCCGCGGCGAGGACCTCTCGGGCGGCCGCGACAAGGCCTCGATCCTCGCCGACACCATGGAGGCGCTGATCGGCGCCGTGCACCTCTCGTGCGGACAAGACGTCTCCCGCCGGTACGTGCTCGAGCTGCTGCGCCCGCTGCTCGAGAGCGACGAGATCCTCGAGGCCGGGTACGACTTCAAGACGCGCCTGCAGGAGATCGCCGCGGAGACCGGGACGGTGCCCGTCTACGAGATCACCGGCACCGGTCCCGAGCATGCGAAGACCTACACCGCGACCGCGACCATCGCCGGCATCGTCACCGCGAGCGGCGAGGGCGCCTCGAAGAAGGACGCCGAGCTCGCCGCCGCCCAGCACGCCGTGCGCAGCCTCCTGGAGGCCCGCGGCGAGTCCGTGCTCCCGCGCGGCTGA
- the mutM gene encoding bifunctional DNA-formamidopyrimidine glycosylase/DNA-(apurinic or apyrimidinic site) lyase — translation MPELPEVEVVRRGLAPHVDGRVITRVDVHEPRSLRRQIGGPEAFVQAVTGARVARLERRGKFLWWRLQDERGDELGEALMTHLGMSGQMRVRGGAAEAEADAGTVALSAPAPRGEGPASDPHRHRRIVLHLDDGAQVDFVDQRIFGGLWTSALEQDADGLPATPDSIDDLLPADVVGIGRDLLDPAQDREAVIAVMRARRAPIKALLLDQSLVSGIGNIYADEGLWAARTRFDAPGESLTRGRARRVLDGAEAVMHRALDVGGTSFDDLYVNVDGRSGYFARSLAAYGRAGEPCPRCGTIIRRSVLQQRSCFYCPNCQRKA, via the coding sequence ATGCCCGAGCTGCCCGAGGTGGAGGTGGTCCGTCGCGGCCTCGCCCCGCACGTGGACGGCCGCGTCATCACGCGCGTCGACGTCCACGAACCGCGGTCCCTGCGCCGCCAGATCGGCGGGCCCGAGGCGTTCGTGCAGGCTGTCACCGGTGCCCGCGTCGCCCGGCTCGAGCGCCGCGGGAAGTTCCTGTGGTGGCGTCTGCAGGACGAGCGCGGCGACGAGCTCGGCGAGGCCCTCATGACGCACCTGGGCATGAGCGGCCAGATGCGCGTCCGCGGCGGAGCGGCCGAGGCGGAGGCCGACGCGGGGACCGTCGCGTTGTCGGCCCCCGCCCCGCGCGGAGAGGGCCCGGCCAGCGATCCGCACAGGCATCGCCGCATCGTGCTCCATCTGGACGACGGCGCGCAGGTCGACTTCGTGGACCAGCGCATCTTCGGCGGTCTGTGGACGAGTGCGCTCGAACAGGACGCCGACGGGCTCCCCGCAACCCCGGACTCGATCGACGACCTGCTGCCGGCCGACGTGGTCGGCATCGGCCGCGACCTGCTCGACCCCGCCCAGGACCGCGAGGCGGTGATCGCGGTGATGCGCGCGCGGCGCGCCCCGATCAAGGCCCTGCTGCTGGACCAGTCCCTGGTCAGCGGGATCGGGAACATCTACGCCGACGAGGGGCTGTGGGCCGCCCGCACCCGCTTCGACGCCCCCGGCGAGTCGCTCACCCGTGGCCGTGCCCGGCGGGTCCTGGACGGCGCCGAGGCCGTCATGCACCGGGCGCTCGACGTGGGCGGGACCAGCTTCGACGACCTGTACGTGAACGTCGACGGCCGGTCCGGCTACTTCGCGCGCTCCCTCGCCGCCTACGGCCGGGCGGGGGAGCCGTGCCCGCGCTGCGGCACGATCATCCGTCGCTCCGTGCTGCAGCAGCGCTCGTGCTTCTACTGCCCGAACTGTCAGCGCAAGGCCTGA
- a CDS encoding DUF4396 domain-containing protein yields MPDEHTHHEHAPGTADPHHGSRAHDMSGMAVGATLHCLTGCSIGEIIGMLVGTAAGWTNLPTTVLSILLAFVFGYSLSALPLVRGGIALGDALRLVLVADTLSIATMEVVDNLVMLVIPGAMGATLLDPLFWLSMAISLTIAFFAAWPVNRALLRRGKGHAVTHHALGEDAAMDNRPLLIGISAFLLGGFIASIGSLLG; encoded by the coding sequence ATGCCCGATGAGCACACGCACCACGAACACGCCCCGGGCACGGCGGACCCGCACCACGGGAGCCGTGCTCACGACATGTCCGGGATGGCCGTCGGGGCGACGCTGCACTGCCTCACGGGGTGCTCCATCGGGGAGATCATCGGGATGCTGGTCGGCACCGCCGCAGGGTGGACGAACCTCCCCACCACGGTCCTCTCGATACTCCTCGCCTTCGTCTTCGGGTACTCGCTCTCGGCGCTGCCGCTGGTCCGGGGCGGGATCGCCCTGGGCGACGCGCTGCGTCTGGTGCTCGTCGCGGACACCCTGTCGATCGCGACCATGGAGGTCGTGGACAACCTGGTCATGCTGGTGATCCCCGGTGCCATGGGGGCGACCCTGCTCGACCCGCTCTTCTGGCTCTCGATGGCGATCTCCCTGACGATCGCGTTCTTCGCCGCCTGGCCCGTCAACCGCGCGCTGCTGCGCCGCGGCAAGGGGCACGCCGTCACGCACCATGCGCTCGGCGAGGACGCGGCGATGGACAACCGGCCGCTGCTGATCGGCATCAGCGCCTTCCTGCTCGGCGGCTTCATCGCCTCGATCGGCTCGCTGCTGGGCTGA
- a CDS encoding response regulator transcription factor, which yields MDDAPIGVMLVDDFEVVRRGIATVVAADARLRVVGESASVAETARRLPAIRPDVLVVDLQLPDGTGIDVMRAARAVDPDMRMLVLTSFDDDPAVHESRAAGAAGLVLKSARAADIVGAILAVHRGESIWPEDRVADGPELSASDQRIVELIGDGHSNREIAEEVGIAEKTVKNRVTVILQALGLQRRTQVAAMVAARRRAGWKP from the coding sequence ATGGACGACGCCCCGATCGGCGTGATGCTCGTCGACGACTTCGAGGTGGTCCGGCGAGGGATCGCGACGGTGGTCGCCGCCGATGCGCGCCTGCGGGTCGTGGGGGAGTCCGCGAGCGTCGCCGAGACCGCGCGCCGTCTGCCCGCGATCCGGCCCGATGTGCTCGTGGTGGACCTCCAGCTGCCTGACGGCACCGGCATCGACGTCATGCGCGCGGCGCGGGCCGTCGACCCCGATATGCGGATGCTGGTGCTCACCAGCTTCGACGACGACCCGGCCGTGCACGAGTCGCGGGCCGCGGGAGCCGCGGGGCTGGTGCTGAAGTCGGCGCGGGCCGCGGACATCGTCGGCGCCATCCTCGCCGTGCATCGCGGAGAGTCGATCTGGCCAGAGGACCGCGTCGCCGACGGGCCGGAGCTGTCCGCCTCCGATCAGCGCATCGTCGAGCTCATCGGCGACGGGCACTCGAACCGGGAGATCGCCGAGGAGGTGGGGATCGCGGAGAAGACGGTGAAGAACCGGGTCACCGTGATCCTGCAGGCCCTGGGGCTGCAGCGGCGCACACAGGTCGCGGCGATGGTGGCGGCGCGTCGTCGGGCCGGCTGGAAGCCCTGA
- a CDS encoding sensor histidine kinase produces the protein MTSQTPTSPRPAEASLHELAAAVGAGGDVEDLLDLLVRAVPPRTGAAGAALVLPQRRGEWSVEVAEGREAALLLGAAPDPGSALHAALVSGDPEAVGAVDELALEGRMWSASAEIVEAGEQGPGALLAVGGETSRRAARRALEPLALLVSLALDDRRGTAEQDLDDERRRIARDLHDLAIQELFAVGMELEGLTSALDEAAGAVSNATIRRSVETSLLGVENAVAQIRQIVQSLRRERSEATLSERLRHETGLATAGLGFAPALRLPRNAAAMDAEVPEEIAEDVVAVVREALANAARHAHASAVAVSVTLFSEGVDRVVQVAVSDNGRGIDPSVSRRSGLANMSSRARRHQGWVDAISLEPGTMINWRVTLPPA, from the coding sequence ATGACCAGCCAGACCCCCACCTCTCCACGACCGGCCGAGGCGAGCCTGCACGAGCTCGCGGCCGCCGTCGGCGCGGGCGGGGACGTCGAGGACCTCCTGGACCTGCTGGTCCGCGCGGTGCCTCCCCGCACCGGAGCCGCCGGCGCGGCGCTGGTGCTGCCGCAGCGCCGGGGCGAGTGGAGCGTCGAGGTCGCCGAGGGTCGCGAGGCCGCGCTCCTGCTGGGCGCCGCCCCCGACCCGGGATCCGCGCTGCACGCCGCTCTGGTCAGCGGCGACCCGGAAGCGGTGGGCGCTGTCGACGAACTCGCCCTCGAGGGCAGGATGTGGAGCGCGAGCGCGGAGATCGTCGAGGCGGGAGAACAGGGCCCGGGCGCTCTGCTCGCCGTCGGCGGAGAGACCTCGCGCAGGGCCGCGCGCCGGGCCCTCGAACCCCTCGCGCTGCTGGTGTCCCTCGCGCTCGACGACCGTCGCGGCACCGCCGAGCAGGACCTCGACGACGAGCGCCGCCGCATCGCCCGGGACCTGCACGACCTCGCGATCCAGGAGCTGTTCGCCGTGGGGATGGAACTCGAGGGCCTCACCTCCGCGCTCGACGAGGCGGCGGGCGCCGTCTCCAACGCCACGATCCGCCGCAGCGTCGAGACCTCGCTGCTGGGCGTCGAGAACGCGGTCGCCCAGATCCGGCAGATCGTCCAGTCGCTGCGCCGTGAGCGCAGCGAGGCGACGCTCAGCGAGCGGCTCCGTCACGAGACGGGGCTCGCGACCGCCGGTCTCGGCTTCGCACCCGCCCTGCGCCTGCCGCGGAACGCCGCGGCGATGGACGCCGAGGTGCCCGAGGAGATCGCCGAGGACGTCGTCGCGGTGGTCCGCGAGGCGCTCGCCAACGCCGCCCGCCACGCGCACGCGAGCGCGGTGGCCGTCTCGGTGACGCTGTTCAGCGAGGGTGTGGACCGTGTCGTGCAGGTGGCGGTCTCCGACAACGGCCGCGGCATCGACCCGAGCGTGAGCCGCCGCAGCGGCCTGGCGAACATGTCGAGCCGGGCACGCCGCCATCAGGGCTGGGTCGATGCGATCTCGCTCGAGCCGGGCACGATGATCAACTGGCGGGTGACTCTCCCGCCCGCCTGA
- the cydC gene encoding thiol reductant ABC exporter subunit CydC — protein MSAILSSSNSSGGGSSAGTSSDVVSGPSAVRRMVGLLEIPRSRLLAAVLAAVATLASSFALAALAAWLVTTAWTMPNVLDLTVAVVGVRALGISRGVFRWLDRMLTHDVALRGVVSLRTNLYSALARRRGDALSRVRRGDLLARLGDDAQELGDLVIRAIVPGLVAVVMTVVVVLTIAPLSLPAALCMLLALVLAGVLAPLAAHRAARLTEAAVVETRSELTASGLGVLDDATALRVQGRLDERMEELARAQSDHDAAIDRAALPSALAAASVPAVMILAVLGSVLAAGGAWLHGGAGAGAIGMLVLLPLSSFEAVTALPAAASQLARTRAAAARLEDAVGPDAPAPGPDATGGTDGTAVAAPGGAGTAGRPTALHLSAHGLAAGYGQDAVRVHDLDLDLAPGERIAVTGGSGTGKTTLVQTLAGLLEPVAGIVRLGGDALGALSEDTVRTQMIALLEDAHVFATTVHENLRVARGDVSAKECAAALRAVGLDDWVDTLPRGLDTMLGPDGTTISGGERRRLLLARAVVRAAPITLLDEPTEHLDAARGDDLLRRLLDPADGSLLPVGASALVVTHRVEAIPAGTTVLRILPGGGHELVRAEPRTDEHGSTP, from the coding sequence TTGAGCGCGATCCTCAGCAGCAGCAACAGCAGCGGCGGCGGTTCCAGCGCCGGCACCAGCAGCGACGTCGTCTCGGGGCCGTCCGCCGTGCGCCGGATGGTGGGGCTCCTGGAGATCCCCCGCTCCCGACTGCTCGCGGCCGTCCTCGCGGCAGTCGCGACCCTCGCCTCGTCCTTCGCCCTCGCGGCGCTGGCCGCCTGGCTGGTGACGACCGCATGGACCATGCCGAACGTCCTGGACCTCACGGTCGCCGTGGTCGGGGTGCGCGCGCTCGGGATCTCCCGCGGCGTCTTCCGCTGGCTGGACCGCATGCTCACCCATGACGTCGCCCTGCGGGGCGTGGTCTCCCTGCGCACCAACCTGTACTCGGCTCTCGCCCGCCGCCGCGGGGACGCCCTCAGCCGGGTGCGACGGGGCGACCTCCTTGCCCGCCTGGGCGACGACGCGCAGGAGCTCGGGGACCTCGTGATCCGGGCGATCGTGCCGGGACTGGTGGCCGTGGTGATGACGGTGGTGGTCGTGCTCACGATCGCCCCGCTCAGCCTGCCGGCGGCCCTGTGCATGCTGCTCGCGCTCGTGCTCGCCGGGGTCCTCGCGCCCCTGGCGGCCCACCGGGCGGCGCGGCTCACCGAGGCGGCCGTCGTCGAGACCCGCTCCGAGCTGACGGCGAGCGGCCTGGGGGTCCTGGACGATGCGACCGCCCTGCGGGTGCAGGGTCGACTGGACGAGCGCATGGAGGAGCTCGCGCGGGCGCAGAGCGACCACGACGCCGCGATCGACCGCGCGGCGCTCCCCTCGGCCCTGGCCGCGGCGTCGGTCCCGGCGGTGATGATCCTCGCCGTGCTCGGCTCGGTCCTCGCGGCGGGCGGCGCCTGGCTGCACGGCGGCGCGGGGGCGGGGGCGATCGGCATGCTCGTCCTGCTCCCCCTCAGCAGCTTCGAGGCCGTCACCGCGCTGCCCGCGGCGGCCTCCCAGCTGGCCCGCACGCGCGCCGCCGCCGCACGCCTCGAGGACGCCGTCGGCCCCGACGCTCCGGCGCCCGGGCCCGACGCGACGGGCGGGACCGACGGGACCGCCGTCGCCGCGCCGGGCGGTGCCGGGACCGCCGGCCGCCCCACGGCCCTGCATCTGTCCGCGCACGGACTGGCCGCGGGCTACGGGCAGGACGCCGTGCGGGTCCACGATCTCGACCTCGACCTCGCCCCCGGCGAGCGGATCGCCGTGACCGGCGGCTCCGGCACCGGCAAGACCACGCTCGTGCAGACCCTGGCGGGCCTCCTGGAGCCCGTCGCCGGCATCGTGCGCCTGGGCGGCGATGCGCTCGGCGCGCTCTCCGAGGACACGGTCCGCACACAGATGATCGCGCTGCTCGAGGACGCGCACGTCTTCGCCACCACCGTGCACGAGAACCTGCGCGTCGCCCGCGGCGACGTGAGCGCGAAGGAGTGCGCCGCGGCGCTGCGCGCCGTCGGCCTCGACGACTGGGTCGACACCCTGCCCCGCGGCCTGGACACGATGCTCGGGCCCGACGGCACCACGATCTCCGGCGGCGAGCGGAGACGGCTCCTGCTGGCCCGCGCCGTGGTGCGCGCAGCGCCGATCACGCTGCTCGACGAGCCCACGGAGCATCTCGATGCGGCGCGCGGCGACGACCTTCTGCGCCGGCTCCTGGATCCCGCCGACGGCTCCCTCCTCCCCGTCGGCGCGAGCGCCCTCGTGGTGACCCACAGGGTGGAGGCGATCCCCGCGGGCACCACGGTCCTGCGTATCCTGCCCGGTGGCGGGCACGAGCTCGTGCGTGCCGAGCCCCGCACCGACGAGCACGGAAGCACGCCATGA